One Rubritalea squalenifaciens DSM 18772 genomic region harbors:
- the lpxA gene encoding acyl-ACP--UDP-N-acetylglucosamine O-acyltransferase — protein sequence MHHPSAIISPEATIGENVSIGAFSIIEAGVTIGDNTTIDPHVWVTGKTIIGKENLIGFGSHIGGLPQDHSFDPSTDSGTIIGDNNSIRENVTIHRSTKAGENTVIGNHNFLMVGTHLAHDVTLGDHNVIANNCMLAGHITVGNRTFLGGGAGFHQFINIGDYAISQGNAAISKDIPPYCMCHGQNKLAGLNIIGLRRSGFDAKQRENIKKAYDILFRRGLSINEAIKQCKELGEWTEAALKLIDACESPSRKGVLVR from the coding sequence ATGCATCACCCATCAGCGATCATCAGCCCGGAAGCCACTATCGGGGAAAATGTTTCCATCGGAGCCTTCTCCATCATCGAAGCTGGCGTTACTATCGGCGACAACACTACCATCGATCCCCACGTGTGGGTCACTGGCAAGACCATCATCGGCAAAGAAAACCTCATTGGCTTCGGCTCACATATCGGCGGCCTGCCGCAGGATCATTCCTTTGACCCCTCAACGGACAGCGGCACTATCATCGGCGACAACAATAGCATCAGGGAAAATGTGACTATTCACCGCAGCACCAAGGCTGGAGAGAACACCGTCATCGGTAACCACAACTTCCTCATGGTGGGCACTCACCTTGCCCACGATGTCACCCTCGGCGACCACAACGTGATCGCTAACAACTGCATGCTTGCTGGCCACATCACCGTAGGCAATCGCACCTTCCTTGGCGGGGGCGCTGGCTTCCACCAGTTCATCAATATCGGAGATTATGCCATCTCCCAAGGCAATGCAGCGATCAGCAAAGACATCCCCCCTTACTGCATGTGCCACGGCCAGAATAAACTAGCAGGCCTCAACATCATCGGCCTACGCCGCTCAGGCTTTGATGCCAAACAACGGGAGAACATCAAGAAAGCCTACGACATCCTCTTCCGCCGAGGACTCTCCATCAATGAGGCGATCAAGCAATGCAAAGAACTTGGCGAATGGACTGAGGCGGCCCTCAAACTCATCGACGCGTGTGAATCTCCATCCCGCAAAGGCGTCCTCGTGCGGTAA
- the radC gene encoding RadC family protein — MHSNRISDLPEDERPREKLAKWGAASLSTPELIAIFLRVGVKGQSAIQIAQQLIHTHGSLHSLSRLDVKELSKEHGLGPAKAAQIAAAFEIGIRLAREKFSAEPLNSPELIYEFMRPQLSLLSKESLFVILVDTRIQHVKTIEVSRGSVNETLCHPRDVLHPVVLHEAYGFILVHNHPSGNPNPSSADNRMTEAIKEAANLLQVRFIDHIIVGSNNHAHDPYFSYREAGML; from the coding sequence GTGCATTCTAATCGTATCAGCGACCTACCAGAGGACGAGCGCCCCCGCGAGAAACTCGCCAAGTGGGGCGCGGCATCGCTGAGTACGCCCGAGCTGATTGCCATTTTCTTGCGAGTCGGCGTCAAAGGGCAGTCCGCCATCCAGATTGCCCAGCAGCTCATCCATACCCACGGCAGTTTACACAGCCTCTCACGGCTGGATGTCAAAGAACTCTCCAAAGAACATGGCCTAGGACCCGCAAAAGCGGCTCAGATAGCTGCGGCTTTTGAAATTGGTATCAGGCTCGCCAGAGAGAAATTCTCAGCCGAGCCACTCAATTCCCCAGAGCTCATCTATGAGTTCATGCGGCCTCAGCTCTCCCTGCTCAGCAAGGAATCGCTCTTCGTGATTCTCGTGGATACACGGATCCAGCACGTCAAAACGATCGAAGTCTCCCGAGGTTCGGTGAATGAGACACTCTGCCACCCGCGTGACGTCCTCCACCCCGTAGTGCTGCACGAAGCCTACGGCTTCATTCTGGTGCACAACCATCCGTCCGGAAACCCGAACCCGAGCAGCGCAGACAACCGGATGACCGAAGCTATCAAGGAAGCAGCTAATCTGCTGCAAGTGCGCTTCATCGATCACATCATCGTGGGCAGTAACAACCACGCCCACGACCCCTACTTTTCATACCGCGAAGCCGGTATGCTCTAA
- a CDS encoding metal-dependent hydrolase — MNVTFYGHACFSVSIAGKTILFDPFITPNPAAASIDIEQLNPDFVLLSHGHEDHVADAEQILKQSGATLISNFEIVSWFQQKGIENAHPMNHGGKIQLPFCTIKYVNAVHSSVLPDGSYGGNPGGFVIESEEGSFYYSGDTALTYDMKLIGEFHKIDWAALCIGDNFTMGYEDAAIAADWAGAKNILGLHYDTFPPIAIDHATAREHFESKGLSLFLPAVGESIEI; from the coding sequence ATGAACGTCACCTTCTACGGACACGCTTGTTTTTCAGTCAGCATCGCTGGTAAGACCATTCTTTTTGATCCTTTCATTACCCCGAACCCAGCCGCTGCATCCATTGACATCGAACAACTTAATCCAGATTTCGTTCTCCTGTCTCATGGACACGAAGACCATGTGGCAGACGCTGAGCAAATCCTCAAGCAGTCAGGCGCTACTCTCATTTCCAACTTCGAGATCGTTTCCTGGTTCCAACAAAAGGGAATCGAGAATGCCCACCCCATGAATCACGGCGGCAAGATCCAGCTCCCTTTCTGCACCATCAAGTACGTCAATGCAGTGCACTCCTCCGTGCTTCCTGATGGCAGCTATGGCGGCAATCCGGGCGGCTTCGTCATCGAATCCGAAGAAGGTTCTTTCTACTATTCAGGTGATACCGCTCTGACCTACGACATGAAACTCATCGGCGAGTTCCACAAGATCGACTGGGCAGCTCTCTGCATCGGGGACAACTTCACGATGGGTTATGAAGATGCAGCTATCGCGGCCGACTGGGCAGGTGCAAAGAACATCCTCGGACTGCACTACGATACTTTCCCACCGATCGCCATCGACCACGCGACAGCCCGTGAACACTTCGAATCCAAGGGACTTTCCCTTTTCCTTCCAGCTGTTGGAGAAAGCATCGAAATCTAA
- the ispF gene encoding 2-C-methyl-D-erythritol 2,4-cyclodiphosphate synthase produces the protein MKIRTGIGYDVHQFAEGRKCILGGVDIPHSVGLLGHSDADVLCHAIADAVLGALGLPDIGYYFPPQDETIEGISSLDILKKCRALADEKGADLQNIDSSLIAEAPKVLPHLEAMKANISEALGLEPEDIGIKATTNETMGFVGRKEGIAAMATCCLIIQ, from the coding sequence ATGAAGATCCGCACAGGAATCGGTTACGACGTTCACCAATTTGCCGAGGGCAGGAAATGCATCCTTGGCGGAGTCGATATCCCTCACTCAGTAGGCCTGTTAGGTCACTCGGATGCAGACGTGCTTTGCCACGCCATCGCTGACGCGGTGCTGGGAGCACTCGGCCTGCCAGACATCGGCTACTACTTCCCGCCGCAGGATGAGACCATTGAGGGAATTTCCTCTTTGGACATTCTCAAGAAATGCCGCGCGCTAGCAGATGAAAAGGGTGCCGACCTCCAGAACATCGACTCCAGCCTGATCGCCGAGGCCCCCAAGGTACTCCCTCATCTCGAGGCTATGAAAGCCAACATCTCTGAGGCCCTCGGCCTAGAACCAGAAGACATCGGCATCAAGGCCACCACCAACGAAACCATGGGCTTTGTTGGCCGCAAGGAAGGCATCGCCGCCATGGCCACCTGCTGTCTCATCATCCAGTAA